One Pyrofollis japonicus DNA window includes the following coding sequences:
- the prs gene encoding ribose-phosphate diphosphokinase, which translates to MTRPSLFFACLGYACEAARSAAKTIGADLVEASWKQFPDGEAYVRVAGAPEGVGVAVFTGFPEPSTRIVEGMLLIEALRGLGAASVVAAPLYLAYSRQDRRFLRGEPISIRAVLRALASAGAEALATIDIHKQYSLEWFPGPAANIDPSPVFAEALRPVVEEAELAYVIAPDKGALPRAKSLGEKLGLPFDHLEKHRDRVTGEITMKPKKLDAKGATIIIVDDIVSTGGTLAKAAKLLLDQGATRVYAAITHCLLVGNAVEKLEESGLEKLYCTNTVKPRWSKAEELDVGPLLARSVEGLIERLHGYEAEQQ; encoded by the coding sequence ATGACTAGGCCAAGTCTCTTCTTCGCCTGCCTGGGCTACGCGTGCGAAGCGGCGAGAAGCGCTGCGAAAACCATTGGCGCAGACCTCGTCGAGGCTTCGTGGAAGCAGTTCCCCGACGGCGAGGCCTATGTCCGCGTAGCGGGGGCCCCCGAGGGTGTAGGGGTCGCGGTCTTCACCGGGTTCCCCGAGCCTAGCACGAGGATAGTTGAGGGAATGCTACTCATAGAGGCGCTCCGGGGCCTAGGCGCCGCCAGCGTCGTCGCTGCGCCGCTGTATCTCGCCTATAGTAGGCAGGATCGTCGCTTCCTGCGAGGCGAGCCGATAAGCATACGCGCAGTGCTCCGCGCACTCGCCTCAGCCGGCGCAGAGGCCCTAGCGACAATCGATATCCATAAGCAGTATAGCCTCGAGTGGTTCCCCGGCCCCGCGGCAAATATTGACCCATCCCCCGTGTTCGCGGAGGCTCTCCGACCAGTCGTCGAGGAAGCCGAGCTAGCCTACGTAATCGCCCCCGACAAGGGCGCGCTCCCCCGCGCCAAGTCCCTTGGAGAGAAGCTGGGACTGCCCTTCGACCACCTGGAGAAGCACCGTGACAGAGTCACTGGAGAAATAACGATGAAGCCGAAGAAGCTGGACGCCAAAGGCGCCACAATAATCATCGTGGACGATATTGTGAGCACCGGGGGAACACTAGCCAAGGCCGCCAAGCTGCTCCTAGACCAGGGCGCAACCAGGGTCTATGCGGCAATAACCCACTGCCTCCTAGTAGGCAACGCTGTAGAGAAGCTAGAGGAGAGCGGCCTAGAGAAACTATACTGCACCAACACGGTCAAGCCGCGCTGGAGCAAGGCAGAGGAGCTAGACGTAGGCCCGCTGCTAGCCAGGAGTGTCGAGGGGCTCATAGAGAGGCTACACGGCTACGAAGCAGAGCAGCAGTAG
- a CDS encoding gamma-glutamyltransferase family protein: protein MSLQGASSAAYRAVVDPLVHWCGLSVGQVPLARCASGEAVVAAEHPLAALAGVRVLEEGGNAADAAVAVGFVLSVALPHLGGLGGDFFALIRLGSGETLFIDGSGPAPRGLSRDLLASRGYDSMPLRGPLAVNVPGMVDGLRLLWERLGSLEWSRLIEPAARIAENGFGAPPSLGRSLEALCSEAEDPGLRETFCKQYRGWGSWLRFPGLARALKEVARDPRSFYEGDIAEKISNYIEERGGVLSPEDLASYRAEEGRPLETSYRGARLYEMPPPTQGITTLHIMKLLEAIELSRVDPLGPERIRAHLEAYVPAYWARDTYVTDPRYMRIPVEELLSSKFIEDLRRRRGLSVEEPRKPSGDTTFYVVADSEGNIVAGIQSLFHPFGSLVVEPTYQIPLNNRASSFSLDPSHANTLEPGKKTMHTLSALIIDRGEETYALGLSGGHPRPQLHSLLATNLLDYEMNPQQALDAPRFAWPPGTKKLRVEKGYRTTTLSGYTVEETPYPSRLGVASILLEKNGKHAACSDARGDGTALAKI from the coding sequence TTGAGCCTCCAGGGCGCAAGCAGTGCTGCTTATAGGGCCGTCGTTGACCCCCTTGTACATTGGTGCGGGCTTAGCGTGGGACAAGTACCTTTAGCCAGATGTGCCTCCGGGGAGGCAGTAGTCGCGGCAGAACACCCATTGGCTGCCTTGGCCGGTGTACGCGTCCTCGAGGAGGGCGGAAACGCTGCCGACGCGGCAGTCGCCGTCGGCTTTGTTCTTAGCGTTGCTCTTCCCCATCTTGGCGGGCTTGGAGGCGACTTCTTCGCACTCATTAGGCTCGGCAGCGGCGAAACATTGTTCATTGACGGCTCTGGCCCTGCGCCGAGAGGGCTCAGCCGCGACCTCCTGGCTTCCCGCGGCTACGACTCGATGCCGCTCCGCGGTCCTCTCGCCGTAAACGTCCCTGGAATGGTTGACGGGCTACGCTTGCTATGGGAGAGGCTCGGAAGCCTAGAGTGGAGCAGGCTCATAGAGCCAGCGGCAAGGATCGCGGAGAACGGGTTCGGGGCCCCGCCGAGCCTAGGCAGGAGCCTAGAAGCATTGTGCAGCGAAGCCGAGGACCCCGGGCTCCGGGAAACATTCTGCAAGCAGTACCGCGGATGGGGGTCCTGGCTCAGGTTCCCAGGCCTAGCCAGGGCACTGAAAGAGGTAGCGAGGGATCCGAGGAGCTTCTACGAGGGAGACATAGCTGAGAAAATATCGAACTACATCGAGGAGAGAGGCGGAGTACTAAGCCCCGAAGACTTGGCAAGCTACCGCGCAGAGGAGGGAAGACCCCTAGAGACCAGCTACCGCGGGGCAAGGCTCTACGAGATGCCCCCGCCGACGCAGGGGATAACGACGCTGCACATAATGAAGCTCTTAGAAGCCATAGAGCTGTCCAGAGTTGACCCCCTCGGCCCCGAGAGGATTAGAGCCCACCTCGAAGCCTATGTCCCAGCCTACTGGGCCAGGGACACCTACGTCACAGATCCGCGCTACATGAGGATCCCAGTGGAGGAGCTCCTATCAAGCAAGTTCATAGAGGATCTCAGAAGGAGGCGAGGCCTCAGCGTAGAAGAGCCGAGGAAGCCCAGCGGAGACACAACATTCTACGTGGTAGCAGACAGCGAGGGCAACATAGTAGCGGGAATCCAGAGCCTCTTCCACCCCTTCGGCTCCCTAGTAGTAGAGCCAACCTACCAGATACCGCTAAACAATAGGGCGAGCAGCTTCAGCCTAGACCCAAGCCACGCAAACACACTAGAGCCCGGGAAGAAGACAATGCACACACTCTCAGCACTCATCATAGACCGCGGCGAAGAAACCTACGCATTAGGGCTCTCCGGGGGACACCCACGCCCACAGCTCCACAGCCTCCTCGCAACAAACCTGCTAGACTACGAGATGAACCCCCAACAAGCACTCGACGCCCCGAGATTCGCATGGCCGCCCGGCACAAAGAAGCTAAGAGTCGAGAAAGGCTACAGAACAACAACCCTTTCAGGCTACACAGTCGAGGAGACACCCTACCCAAGCAGGCTAGGAGTAGCATCAATACTGCTAGAGAAAAACGGCAAACACGCAGCGTGCAGCGACGCGAGGGGAGACGGAACAGCACTAGCAAAAATCTGA
- the rnz gene encoding ribonuclease Z: MELGVVFLGSSAAVPTRSRGLPGIAVVYRGSVVLLDCGEGTQARLTEAGISPLRLAAVLITHLHGDHVFGLPGLLQSMSMLGRRHVLLVAGPPGLYGFLREAARYTGWLPPYPLYVVELEPWEKLVLPNGFEATAFPVDHGARVAYGYRLVEPPRKPKINLEKAARLGLRPGPLFSKLQRGEPVVIDGRLIRPEDVVEEQPRVTIVYTGDTRPTRTVVEAAKGATVLIHDSTFTSDMAEEAHEQGHSTALDAARAAGEAGVEMLVLYHISARYDDPEPLLAEARRIHPRVVVAEDLAKLVLRP, from the coding sequence TTGGAGCTCGGTGTAGTGTTCCTCGGCTCGTCGGCGGCTGTTCCTACGCGTAGTCGTGGACTTCCAGGAATCGCTGTGGTTTATCGGGGCTCTGTCGTATTGCTTGACTGCGGCGAGGGTACTCAGGCTAGGCTTACGGAGGCCGGTATTAGCCCGCTGCGGCTTGCGGCGGTGCTGATTACTCATCTCCACGGCGACCATGTTTTCGGCTTGCCGGGTCTTCTCCAGTCAATGTCTATGCTTGGTCGTCGCCACGTCTTGCTGGTTGCTGGGCCTCCTGGGCTCTACGGGTTTCTCCGAGAAGCCGCTAGGTACACGGGGTGGTTGCCGCCATATCCTCTCTATGTCGTTGAGCTTGAGCCCTGGGAGAAGCTTGTCCTGCCGAACGGCTTCGAGGCAACAGCCTTCCCTGTTGACCATGGGGCCCGCGTCGCCTATGGTTATCGCCTCGTGGAGCCCCCGAGGAAGCCAAAGATAAACCTAGAGAAGGCTGCGAGGCTTGGGCTCCGGCCCGGCCCGTTGTTCTCCAAGCTGCAGCGCGGGGAGCCAGTAGTTATTGATGGGAGGCTTATTCGGCCCGAGGATGTTGTCGAGGAGCAGCCCCGTGTAACAATAGTCTATACCGGGGACACGAGGCCTACAAGAACAGTTGTGGAGGCAGCGAAGGGCGCTACGGTGCTGATACACGACTCGACATTTACCAGCGACATGGCCGAGGAGGCCCACGAGCAGGGCCACAGTACAGCATTGGACGCGGCGCGGGCTGCTGGCGAGGCTGGCGTGGAGATGCTGGTTCTCTACCATATTAGTGCGAGATATGACGACCCAGAACCCTTGCTCGCCGAGGCTCGGAGGATTCATCCGCGAGTGGTTGTTGCCGAGGATCTTGCTAAGCTCGTTCTGAGACCATAG